In Methanosarcinales archaeon, the DNA window TCCTTAGAACCATCGGATGGGTAGCACTACCGCTTTTTCCGGTCACATATTTGGCTTTTCCATCTCCGATTTCTTTCCCATCCTTGAAGACTGTGATATAAACACTCTCAGTATTTAGTCCACCAGAGGCTGTAAGGTATTGAACATCAGGAGCAAACAATATTATTGGATATACATTCCCGGAAGACGGACTTTCAAAATCGGTCATCAACAGCCCGGTAGCTGTCACCTTTGCATTTTTCTCGACATCCAACAATCCGGTAGCTATCTGCATTTGTCCGGTCCCGTCGTCGATAGTTAAAAATGAATATCTATCTGAATCATACTTTTCAATCACCTTACCACTGACCTCGATATTAGCATCAGAATATGATTCCGGATTGGCTATAATGGTACCAAGGGACGTTCCGATATATGAGTCTGAAGCTGCACTGTTTTGCGTGTCAGTAAGCATAAGACTATACCCGCCACCTACACTGACCTGCTGCCCGGGGGTGAGGGTTGCACTGGAAGTACTGCCAAAGGACACACTGATGGGGGTCCCGAAGAGAATGAACACAATACCTAAATGTATCAATAACACTCCGGATCTGTTGATCAATACTTTCCGCTTGTCCCTGTATTTTTTAAGATCATCGTAAAATGTCTGTACAACTGCATAGAGGAGATATCCCAGTGGTGGGAAGATTGACATTACCGATATTTCCCCCATTAACCTGTAAAATGGAGGTTGGGAAGCAAAGAAAGGACTTGTTTGATCAAGCAGATGGAAGTTTTTCAGCTTGTAGAAGGCCATTAGAATGGTAAGTATTGCAACAATACCCAGGATCTTCATTGATTCGACTTTGGTGCTCTTCTTATATTGCATGCAAAAGCCGGCGACAAGCAATAATATTATCACAAGCGGATATGAATTGGCGTTAAAGAAATCCACTGTTTGGGGTGCCATTGTAACCTTTTCACCTGCCATTAATTGCTGGATCACAGGGAAGGTGATACCCCAGATGGAAACCAGGGCTAACAGTGCAAATATGATAAGAGTAATGTAGAACAGGTTTTGTTTCTCAAATGCATCAAAGACCATCTCTTTGAAACTCATATCACTTTTTTCGTCCTCAGGTTTGCTACTGTTCAGGTATTTCTTAACTACAATGGCTGTAGGAATTACTATTGATATAACAGTCAGTATCAACAGGTACGTCCCGGTATCTGACTCTCCGAAAGCATGGACTGAATTGAACAATCCGCTGCGGACCACTAAAGCCGCATATATGACCAGAGCAAATGAAAATGCCCCAAATAAAGGTGCAGCCAACTGGAAATTCTTGTTATTTTTCCTATATTGCGATAATGCATGCAAAAATCCAGTAAGAGCAAGCCAAGGGATAAAAGAAGCAGTTTCTACCGGGTCCCATGCCCAGAATCCTCCCCAGCCTAATATTAGATAAGCCCAGATACCACCCAGTGCAATACCCCATGTAAGGAACAACCAGGTCAGTCTGCCCCACTGTCTTGCAATGGGTTCCCAGCCCTTCTCTCCCGTGAACAGAAACACCATAGCAGCTGCAAATGGAATTGTTATCAGACCATACCCTAAAAACAGGGTTGGCGGATGAATTGCCATCCAGGGAGTTATAAGCAAGGTATTCAATCCTGAACCATCATCTGGCACAAAACTTATGGGTAGTTCGGGATTGGAGATATAGATAGTCTCGAAAGGTGATATTATCGTGGTTACTAACAGCAAGTATAGACCTACCAATATGGTCACCATCTGGGTCCTGCGAAGAAGAGCTGAATTCCACCCCTGTTTTTCGCTCATCCACCATGAGGATATGAATATTACCCAAACCCAGAACAACAATGTCCCGGACTGTCCGGCAAGTACTGCCGATATTTTATACAGTAAAGGCAATGCCAGATCACTATACTGCCACACATATATGTATCTGAAATTGGAGTTTACAAAATAACTGGTAAGCAGCAATAGATCAATGGTCAATAAAGCGATCACCGATCTGGAAAGCCATTTTAACCATGGGATAATTATATCATTCTTTCCAAATTCTTTCAGTAACAGTCCTGCCAGCATAGCGACATTGATCACTATGGTAACCAGCAGTATCGAATCGCCAGGTTCCATTTATTGTCCTCCGTGATTCGAATAATAATCTGCTTTGACCATCTGAAGTACATTATAGAAATAATCAGCATCCACATATCCGCCTACCCTGTTAATTATCTGCCCGTTCTCATCCACGAACAGTTCATGAGGAGGGTAACTTACACCATAGCGCTGGGATGTAGCCCTATCATCATCCAGATCAACGGCCACTAATATGAAATCATTCTCAAGCATCTGCTTGACCCTTTCATCTGGTAATGTCCGGGTTTCGAATTTTTCACAATATTGGCACCACACTGCCCAAAAATATATAAAAACAGGTTTATTTTCCTCTTTGGCAATGGCCAGTCCATTATCCAGATTCTTATCCCATTTGTAATCTGATATATATGCATAATTCTTATCACTGAGGACCACTGAACTGTGGATGGTCAAATATAAGAAAGAGACCACAAAAATCAGCACCAGGATGGTTAATGCTTTTCTAGTTTTCATATCTTACCTACCATATCATGTTATCTTTATTTTGTTATTTTGGTTAATATATTGTATTAATTTATCTATATTTATTTATAATTTTCAGCCCAACACAGGAAGTGTAAGTATCCATTTTTTATTCATCAGGTATCCTCTTAAATAATAGGTGGGAAGTAGGGCAGCAGTGCTGCCTGTATCATTTTATCTATGTCGAACAGTATCATAAGTCCCACCAATATCAGGATCAGACCTGAGAGTTTTTTAAATTTGGGCGTATAAGGAATAAGCCATTTGAAGTTGGTAGCAGCATATTTTCCCGAATAAGCGATAATAAGCATGGGAATCCCTACACCTGCAGAATATACAAACAATAGCAATATACCAAATTCAAAATTACCTTCTATACTGACAAACATGAGAATGGATCCCAGGATGGGGCCAACGCATGGTATCCACATAAATCCCAGTGATGAACCTAAGACCAATCCTCCGACAATCCCATCATCATTGATCTTTGGGCCCCTGCTTGTGATGGGTGATAGAATTGATTTCCCGCCCTGGATAAGCCTGGATGTTATGCTTACAAAGAAATTATTGATATCCTCGTCATACATAACCGCGCCCATCCCTGTGATAAAGAATATAGCAAACCATCTCAGGTATTCTCCATATTCAAATAGTGAAGAACCTACAGCCGAGATCAATCCTCCCATCAGGGTGAAAGATATTGACATGCCAATAACAATTGAGACCGGCCTTAACTTGCTGCCCTGGGAACCAGCCAGTACCACCGGTAGAATGGGTAGAATGCAGGGAGTAAGTATTGTAAATAATCCTGCTACAAAAGCCATTATTATTGAGGGGGCCTGGACTACCATTGAAATATTTCCCTAATTATTATTATATTGCCTCATTCAGGACATTTTCAAGAATTCCTATAACAGTGACCTTTAATATATTATTATCCTGAGTCACATCATAACTGGTAAACCCATTGGCAATGCTGTTTGAAGCTCTGTCTTCATAATGGGAAGTGAGTGACGCACCACCTGAATTCAGATGATAGACCATTTCATGCTTCATAAGGCCGTTACATGCGTCACTTAAACCACTATAGAAAATATCAGCATATTGATTGGGTGCATTTGACACAGCTGAAATGATTCTATTATCTACATCAATTCCCTCTAACACGATCTGGAAATCCAAATAGGCACTGTCCATGCTTGAAGGATCCGCAATTAGTTGTCTGGTCTTCTCAACATTAATAGTATGTCCATAGATGAACGGTCTGGCAGCAATTACATTGCTCATACCTTCACTCCTTACCGGTTGAATCCCTTGGTTGGTATAACCGATATCATGGAGCTCGATCCAGGATGTGGCACTGTAATCTGCACTATACATCGCAACAAGAGGTACTCCATAGAATCCAATGGATTGTACCCTTTCTGATGCATATTCTTCAATGGGTGTACCTGACGCCAGTTTCATATTAACGAACTGAGCCCAAATTACACCCCTGGGTGTCATATTCAGACCATCGGCCAGGCCCCTGAAATTCGAGCTCAGTTCCAGTGTGGTGTAATCCACGGTCCGGACTGGTGCAGGTGCCGGCTGGGAACTTCCCACAATGTCTTTCAGGTTGGGGCCAATCCAAAAAATACCAATGAGAATAATAGCTGCTACCGCTATTATCAATAATTTTGTATTATCGTTCTTTTTCTTTGCTGGCATATCATTCCTCGTTATTAATTATCCCGCTTAAATGTAAATAGAAAGATTCCTGATCCATATAGCCTGGAATACGCGCCCCAGGGATATCCTTGCCTTCGGATGTGGTAAAGATTGAATATGGAGTTACGCTAATACCCAGATTCAAAGCAAGTGATTTTTGTTTTACCGCATCTACTCTTACTAAAATAAAATTTTCATTCAAAATGCCAATGATCCGCTCGTCGCTTAATGATTCTGCTTCGAATTGCTTGCACCAGCCGCAAAACTCAGACCTGGCGTAAATGTATATCATTTTATTTTCCGACCGGGCAGTTTCTAGAGCCTGGCTTATATTGGTATGAAAGGTAAGTAAGCCCAATTTTACGGTAGCATTGCCATCATTACTTGACTGATCATTTGCATTATTATTCCGTGTTGATGTATAAATAGAGCCAAATATTATCAGAGCACCCAACAATATTGTCAGTAGGATCTTTTTTGTATCGCTCATTACCTTCCTCTGGTTAATAATTACATTATAGTATTTATAATATATATTTCATTGAATTTTATTGTTGGTACTTTTATATGTTATTACTCTTTCAGTGTCATTAAATGCATTTTGTATTATTTACAATTAGTCCCGGCCAGGCAAAGATTAATTACGACTCAGACAAGATTGATATTGAAGATTTGAAAGGAGTTATTACTGAAAGTGGGTACAAGGTTTAACCGCTTTTTTCAAATTCCGGGGCGATATCAATGGAAGACGTCATAATCAATATAAAGGGTATGACCTGTGAACACTGCCAGAAACGTATTCATGATGCTATAGCTTCACTTGACGGTGTCACATCTGCTAATGTGGACCTGGAAGCAGGTCAGGCTACTGTTTCCTATGATTCTTCCAGGGTAGATCTGGAACAGATCAAACAGGCAGTCAGGGACGCTGATTATCAGGTGGTGGATGAAGAGGAAGCCTGTCCTGTCCCTACTCCTGAAGGTAAGAAACTGCTAACTGAAGAAATATCAATTTCCCCATCAAATAAAGCTAAGAAGGCCACAATTAGCGTTACCGGCATGACCTGTGCATCCTGTGCCCAGAATATTGAAAAGGGACTTAATAAACTACCAGGAACCCATAAAGCCGTTGTAAACCTGACCACAGAGAAGGCCATGGTAGAATACGATCCATCTCTTGTCAGTCCTGAGCAGTTCAACACTACTATTACTGATTTGGGATATGGTGTGGTAGAGGACAGTGTTACCCTGCATCTCACTGGCATGACCTGCGCTTCCTGTGCACAAAATATTGAAAAAGGACTCAGGAAACTGGATGGGGTCTATAAGGTCTCAGTGAATCTCCCCACAGAAAAAGGTTATATTGAATACGATTCTGCTAAAATTACAATTAAAGAGATCATAAAAGCTGTTAAAGATATTGGATATGGTGCAGAGGAAATACAGGGGTCTGATGTTGACCGTGAACGGGAAGCTCGTGAGAAGGAAATACAGTCCCAGAAACGCAATCTGATAATTGCCCTCGTTCTGGCAGTTCCTGTTTCAATTGGTGAGATGGGACAGAACATCCCCCAGTTGGTGGCTGCCATCCCCAATATAATGAGTTTTTTGGGCAACGATTATTTCCAGTTAATATTTGCCTCACTTGTAATACTCATCCCTGGAAAACAGTTCTTCACAGGTGCATACAAAGGATTACGACACGGTGCCACCGACATGAACCTGCTTATTGCAGCAGGAACCGGGTCAGCATATCTGATAAGTACGGCCAGCATTTTCCTTGACCTGGGTGAGGCTTTCGAGCACAAGTACTTCGGGACTGCAGTGATGCTGATAGCATTCATAGTTCTGGGCCGGTACCTGGAAGCAAAATCAAGGGGCAAGACCTCAGAGGCTATAAAGAAGCTCATGGGTCTGCAGGCCAGGACGGCCCGGGTCCTGGTGGACAATGTTGAGACCGAAATCCCCATAGAAGATGTGAAACCTGGTGACATCGTGGTGGTCAGGCCGGGTGAAAAACTACCAGTGGACGGTATTGTAACTGAAGGGCGCTCTGCTATTGATGAGAGTATGCTGACAGGTGAGAGTATCCCTGTGGAAAAGAATGCGGGCAGTGAGGTCATAGGTGCTACCATAAACAAGACCGGGACATTCAAATACCGGGCCACCAGGGTAGGTGCCGATACTGCCCTGGCCCAGATCATCAAACTGGTGGAAGATGCCCAGACCAGCAAGGCACCCATTCAGAGGATAGCAGATATTGTGGCCGGTCATTTCATCGTTACTGTCATGAGCATTGCTCTATTGGCATTCTTTTACTGGTATTTCATAGGATTTGTCAAGTTTAACATTCCAGTAGAACACGGGATTGCCAGTCCATTCCTGGCCGCCCTGCTAATATCGATCACAGTCCTTGTAATTGCCTGCCCGTGCGCTGTTGGTCTGGCCACACCCATTGCTGTTATGGTG includes these proteins:
- the ccsA gene encoding cytochrome c biogenesis protein CcsA yields the protein MEPGDSILLVTIVINVAMLAGLLLKEFGKNDIIIPWLKWLSRSVIALLTIDLLLLTSYFVNSNFRYIYVWQYSDLALPLLYKISAVLAGQSGTLLFWVWVIFISSWWMSEKQGWNSALLRRTQMVTILVGLYLLLVTTIISPFETIYISNPELPISFVPDDGSGLNTLLITPWMAIHPPTLFLGYGLITIPFAAAMVFLFTGEKGWEPIARQWGRLTWLFLTWGIALGGIWAYLILGWGGFWAWDPVETASFIPWLALTGFLHALSQYRKNNKNFQLAAPLFGAFSFALVIYAALVVRSGLFNSVHAFGESDTGTYLLILTVISIVIPTAIVVKKYLNSSKPEDEKSDMSFKEMVFDAFEKQNLFYITLIIFALLALVSIWGITFPVIQQLMAGEKVTMAPQTVDFFNANSYPLVIILLLVAGFCMQYKKSTKVESMKILGIVAILTILMAFYKLKNFHLLDQTSPFFASQPPFYRLMGEISVMSIFPPLGYLLYAVVQTFYDDLKKYRDKRKVLINRSGVLLIHLGIVFILFGTPISVSFGSTSSATLTPGQQVSVGGGYSLMLTDTQNSAASDSYIGTSLGTIIANPESYSDANIEVSGKVIEKYDSDRYSFLTIDDGTGQMQIATGLLDVEKNAKVTATGLLMTDFESPSSGNVYPIILFAPDVQYLTASGGLNTESVYITVFKDGKEIGDGKAKYVTGKSGSATHPMVLRKLTRDIYILFQGRDGGGVPVTFKIIPMINEVWAGIGFFSVGIVMIMATNSVRSKVRRKRVNKV
- a CDS encoding cytochrome c biogenesis protein CcdA codes for the protein MVVQAPSIIMAFVAGLFTILTPCILPILPVVLAGSQGSKLRPVSIVIGMSISFTLMGGLISAVGSSLFEYGEYLRWFAIFFITGMGAVMYDEDINNFFVSITSRLIQGGKSILSPITSRGPKINDDGIVGGLVLGSSLGFMWIPCVGPILGSILMFVSIEGNFEFGILLLFVYSAGVGIPMLIIAYSGKYAATNFKWLIPYTPKFKKLSGLILILVGLMILFDIDKMIQAALLPYFPPII
- a CDS encoding heavy metal translocating P-type ATPase is translated as MTCEHCQKRIHDAIASLDGVTSANVDLEAGQATVSYDSSRVDLEQIKQAVRDADYQVVDEEEACPVPTPEGKKLLTEEISISPSNKAKKATISVTGMTCASCAQNIEKGLNKLPGTHKAVVNLTTEKAMVEYDPSLVSPEQFNTTITDLGYGVVEDSVTLHLTGMTCASCAQNIEKGLRKLDGVYKVSVNLPTEKGYIEYDSAKITIKEIIKAVKDIGYGAEEIQGSDVDREREAREKEIQSQKRNLIIALVLAVPVSIGEMGQNIPQLVAAIPNIMSFLGNDYFQLIFASLVILIPGKQFFTGAYKGLRHGATDMNLLIAAGTGSAYLISTASIFLDLGEAFEHKYFGTAVMLIAFIVLGRYLEAKSRGKTSEAIKKLMGLQARTARVLVDNVETEIPIEDVKPGDIVVVRPGEKLPVDGIVTEGRSAIDESMLTGESIPVEKNAGSEVIGATINKTGTFKYRATRVGADTALAQIIKLVEDAQTSKAPIQRIADIVAGHFIVTVMSIALLAFFYWYFIGFVKFNIPVEHGIASPFLAALLISITVLVIACPCAVGLATPIAVMVGTGKGAENGILIKGGEALETAQKLDTIVFDKTGTLTKGEPVLTDVVVTAEGIDENTVLQLAAITEKGSEHPLGEAIVNGATQKGLDIPNGQDFNAIAGHGVEVTYNGSRILLGTRKLMSDKGMDPTPMNKTMESLENDGKTAMLIAKDNEIIGIIAVADTLKEHSADAVGYLQKMGLTTIMITGDNHRTANAIARQLGIDRVLAEVLPQDKANEVKKLQAEGRKVAMVGDGINDAPALTQADIGIALGSGTDVAMESGQIVLIKDDLRDVVSSIELSKKTMSKIKQGLFWAFAYNAAGIPIALGVFGPYLVAPALAALFMAMSSVSVTTNALLLKRFKLKRQEG
- a CDS encoding DUF255 domain-containing protein gives rise to the protein MSDTKKILLTILLGALIIFGSIYTSTRNNNANDQSSNDGNATVKLGLLTFHTNISQALETARSENKMIYIYARSEFCGWCKQFEAESLSDERIIGILNENFILVRVDAVKQKSLALNLGISVTPYSIFTTSEGKDIPGARIPGYMDQESFYLHLSGIINNEE
- a CDS encoding thioredoxin family protein codes for the protein MKTRKALTILVLIFVVSFLYLTIHSSVVLSDKNYAYISDYKWDKNLDNGLAIAKEENKPVFIYFWAVWCQYCEKFETRTLPDERVKQMLENDFILVAVDLDDDRATSQRYGVSYPPHELFVDENGQIINRVGGYVDADYFYNVLQMVKADYYSNHGGQ